Below is a window of Rhodamnia argentea isolate NSW1041297 chromosome 11, ASM2092103v1, whole genome shotgun sequence DNA.
GAGTAGGATTTGTCGAGCAAGCATGTGAGATAAACTTCAGTGTTCCAACTTCTAATGGTTGTTCGATTCTGCTCTCATTTCATGTCGGAATTTTAAGACCTTGAAGTGCACCGGAAAGACCAACATCTGAGAACTGTACTGATGTGAAGACCCTGCTCAGTCTGCTGAATCAGATGCCCTGCTTGGTTTGTGTACGGGTGATGTAGTTGACTTGGTTCATAAGATTTCAGTAGATCCTCAGTCAAATCAGGCAAACTAAAGATTGCATCCAATGTGGATCTTAAGACTTCAAAGGATCTATTAAGCTAATACCCATAGATGGTACGGTTCTACTGCTTTGTGTCCTGCTATCAGTTCAAAGTGCAATGTGCAGTGTCTAGCAACTACAACTGAATGTAGAAAGGTAAATCTAAACCCACTGAGATGGGACTGAGTTACAGATTGATTCTATGAGTTAAGCCACCGATAATAGCCTCAAGCCTCAAGAGGGAGACTGTTTATTTACAATCATCTTACAAAACATCGCCTTATCAAGAGAgttaaaaatccaaattttaataATCAGGTTTATTGGCGCAGAATATCCAAATTAATTAGCCAAAACAGGGCTGGGAGAAGTATTGACTCCTGAAcaattctttccttcttctgtcCACATTCACGCCATATCTTTTCGAGAGCTTGGGACAGGTAGAGATATCGGATCCACATTCTGCATCTGTCGGTCGAAGCTGTCTGCGTCTAAGTCGAAAAGAATCGGTATACTTCCACACTTCCCTCAAATTCGGTACATATGGAAATTAACACAGTAAGTATTGAAAAGAATGTAATGTCATCGAGcaaagaaattttttcaaaaatctgaTGAAATCAAGTACTATACATAAAAACTTAAAAGTATCCAATGAAGGCTGCAACAGAACATCTACCTCATCAAAAGAAATCTATCATGAATAGTAAAATTATACTGTGGATCATCACAACTCATCTATGATAAACCTACTATGACGTGATCCACAAAAATGATCAATATGATACAAgccaaatggggaaaaaaataagaaaaacatgtAAGGTATACGGACTGTCTAAATTTCGACTCCCATTTTCCTGCAGGTGGCAACATCATGAGCGACCTGCTGCTTCTAAAACAACCAGTGTTTCTTTTTCGGTTTCTGAGGAATTGGAGCGtctgcagaaaataaaaagttatgCAGGCAACATAAATGTAGATTCCATGCCAGAAGATAGAAGTAGCCAATAGGAAAACACACCTCGTATTTCGTAGAGGGAATTATAGTGAACCTCAGACCAGAAACTCAACCAAAACTCTGCATCGATCGAAAGCAGTGTTAACCAGGGAAAAAGCTTCAACCATATGGAGTTTCGAAAGACCAGTTGTACATTGAACAAAAGTATTAATAGATCAGTTGCATTTGTTCACATCCAGGTTCTAAATCAAGCTATTCTCTATGTGCCTGCCATGCCAAAAGAAAACATCCAATGAAGATACCATAGATCTGGACAAATACCCATTTCAGGAGATTATCGAAGGAACTACAAGAATCTAAGATAAATTCATCGACCTAATCATTCAATCATTGCATAAGTAGAGAAATCGAGCCGACTTGGAATCTAGGGCAACTACAAATTTTGCATTAGGCGaaaatgtgagagagagagagagagagagagagagagagagagagagagagagagagagagagagttttcctCTCCAGTTAAGCCCTAGAAAATCGACAAATCTTCATGAAAGCTTCGTTTGTTTAgtggaaaataaattaattgaagaacatttcatgaaaatgattgtttatattgcttaaaataattaatcaataaaaaaagtttcattattgacaacaatttatgccaACATTTTCACAGGCAATGGaaacattttttgttctttcatttttgtaagcgatataagcaatcatttttaggagaatgttttccaaatcattcttCTTCTGCGAAACCAATGAAGCTGAACTATAGAGTTAGACTTACCACGTTTGGGCGCCTGAGATCGGGGCATTATTTCAATAAAACACGTATCTCTGAATGAAGTTAACAGGCAGATCTTTGCCGCAAACTGCATTGCATTAAAATACTGACTTACTAATTCAAGAAACAATATCACAAATGTTAATAAAAGGGCTCATGCAGCGAATTAAACTTGGGCCATTCACCTCAAGGACAGGACTAAAGCAATTATACCACCTCATGCGCAGTACCATATGGGACATGatcacaaaattatttttatgatagATGCTTTCTTTCCCATTATGTGCTTACAGCCACATTTGCTGGACCAGTTCAGAACTCAAAGATCACATCAATCACAAAGAATAACTTAGCAACATAGTTGCAATGATGCCTTTATAACAGAAATTTAACGACGAGTAACTATCTCAATTTTCTTATCTTACATCAAGTCATGGGAATCATATTGCAAAGAGTTTCATTGCAGAAAATGGTTGATGTGTGATTGCATTGCATAGAGACTGTAGACATGAGATTAAGTTGGAGACATAGTTCTTGAAAAATAGTAAGGGTGTTAGAACAAGAATAGAGTACCTTATCTGCAGCTGCTTGTAAGGTAACATGGTCCCCCCATTCACCAGATCTGCATCACTCGGAGGTCAGAAAATAGATAAGCGATAAACTCTGTATCAAAACAAAGATACAAAAAGCAATGAtagaatttgaaatttcaagaCTGGTACATCGCTGAGGCAGCAATAACAAAACCAAGACGTTAACATACTTTGCCATCTTCTTGTAATAACGTTTGTACTTCATTGGAACATAACCTTCATATAAAGAACGATAGTCTTTAAGCTGGAAAGGAGAGAGTTCAAGAATATTAGAGCACAAAAATGAGTTGCTATGTTAACTCTAATTTCTTCACTGCAAACTAGCCAAATAATTCACAGGAATTAATCTTCAGTTTATGTAGTGGGAATCCTATGGAAATCCAAATCAAACAGAAAGAGAGCATCATGCTAGACAGGGGTCACAGTGCAAAATTTGATTGAAGCATCTGACTAACTAGTGGACACAATCGCATATTGTGATGTTGTACCTGCTTCACTATGTCCTTCCTGACATGCTTGTGATATTCAGGTGATTTATACATCTGGTCTGACAATGCACGGAACTGCAAGGCAGAAAAGAAACATTTACTTATATGAGCTTTATGCTTTGTAATATTGATTTCTGAATCCAATATACCTGGCAATTTCCATCCCCAGAGACTTTCACTTCATATAACCCATAGACATTCAGCCTGGAAAAAACAATAAAGGATTTGGCTTTGATAGCTTACATGCAATGAAGAGATGTATAACCAAAAGAGAATCCTCTAAACCTATCATTTTCTGGGGAGAGCAATACAAGTGAGTTGCTGCTAGGCAAAGCAGCCTGGGTAGCGACACGGGGAGGGGGGGTGTGGGGTGGGGGGAGGAGGGAGGTGTGGTGGGGCGGTTAACAGTCCATCTGAGTTCAAGTGAAACACACATGTATGAAGAAACGTCGCCTAGATAGCATTCAGAATTATATACAAGAGGTGAGGAAAGGGGCATAGATCAACAGCAAATAGCTTCTCATGGTATAAATGAAAGAAAGCCACTCTAATTAAAAGAAAGGGGCACAGACTTTGATTATGTGTTCATTTTCTGTTAACCTAACTGACAGGATGAGTGGTCATCTAACATGGTATAATATGAGAGCTCATTCATGCTTTTAATTCCAACACTCTCTCATTAGGTTATTGCCCTGTTTCTTACGGGTAAGGCTCCTATTCTTCTGTCGCCTCATAGATGTGGGTAAGTCTACATTGTGTGATTCATGTCTCTACTTACACATGAGGCAGAGTGTCAAATATAAACTCGATATACATAGTGGTCCTATTTCCAGATAGCTTTTCCAATGGTAATCATATTTCCAAAAGGTATTCTATAGAGAAAGCTTCTATTCCACTCCACCAAATATGCTAGCTTTCTTCTTTACTAGCTCTGAAGAGTTACACACACTTTTGTTGGTATAATTAACAATGACGATTGAAAAAAGCCTTTGCCATTTAGTAGGCAAGTACCTCTGTAGCAGCCGCTGGTGATCTAAACTGGCATCGCTTAGATCGGGGATATAGGAATTTATGCGGGGAACGTGCTGAAAATTCAGAAACCAGTTCCAGGAGTTAATGATTGGAGAACTACTGAACAAAAAGAGGGTGCTGATAGATGAATGAAGCAACAATTAATAGGAGGAGCAACAAAGCCACCAGACAGACAATTCAAAACAATGTCCAAATTCACAAGTATGGACCTCTTGAATATAATCATTTTCAACCCTATCTTTTAGATGCGCTAATACATCCTTTACCCTAAGGGCACATCGTTTGTAGTCAATACTTCTGATACATGACCAGATCACCCAGGCACACCTCGCTGGCATGGCAAATGAACACACTTAAGACTGTTTTCTCATTGACAACTTCAGG
It encodes the following:
- the LOC115733763 gene encoding OVARIAN TUMOR DOMAIN-containing deubiquitinating enzyme 12 isoform X1, which translates into the protein MSNMWNGTQSVGECSSSTSLSSQQDLDDDRMIAFVLSEEYAKLDGGVARRLSNLAPVAHVPRINSYIPDLSDASLDHQRLLQRLNVYGLYEVKVSGDGNCQFRALSDQMYKSPEYHKHVRKDIVKQLKDYRSLYEGYVPMKYKRYYKKMAKSGEWGDHVTLQAAADKFAAKICLLTSFRDTCFIEIMPRSQAPKREFWLSFWSEVHYNSLYEIRDAPIPQKPKKKHWLF
- the LOC115733763 gene encoding OVARIAN TUMOR DOMAIN-containing deubiquitinating enzyme 12 isoform X3; this encodes MLQVGYTLLWMSNMWNGTQSVGECSSSTSLSSQQDLDDDRMIAFVLSEEYAKLDGGVARRLSNLAPVAHVPRINSYIPDLSDASLDHQRLLQRLNVYGLYEVKVSGDGNCQFRALSDQMYKSPEYHKHVRKDIVKQLKDYRSLYEGYVPMKYKRYYKKMAKSGEWGDHVTLQAAADKFAAKICLLTSFRDTCFIEIMPRSQAPKREFWLSFWSEVHYNSLYEIRDAPIPQKPKKKHWLF
- the LOC115733763 gene encoding OVARIAN TUMOR DOMAIN-containing deubiquitinating enzyme 12 isoform X2, with translation MGWGGEKMCLMITLTIATECTRAELPSSPRGLAISSEECRPSAGYTLLWMSNMWNGTQSVGECSSSTSLSSQQDLDDDRMIAFVLSEEYAKLDGGVARRLSNLAPVAHVPRINSYIPDLSDASLDHQRLLQRLNVYGLYEVKVSGDGNCQFRALSDQMYKSPEYHKHVRKDIVKQLKDYRSLYEGYVPMKYKRYYKKMAKSGEWGDHVTLQAAADKFAAKICLLTSFRDTCFIEIMPRSQAPKREFWLSFWSEVHYNSLYEIRDAPIPQKPKKKHWLF